A genome region from Methanobacterium bryantii includes the following:
- a CDS encoding Hsp20/alpha crystallin family protein: MSISKDMAEFSEHMAKKSHKGMKKTASEFFNVVNSISADKRHRHSENTILTKRSLVKQILKTTTRTADNIKYNFGKSVTDYKSAPEKDIIETDENIIVHLDMPGVKKEDIKLKITDSNLKVEACFDITQEIENGSITINDNTTGLFKREVQFPQKVIPNEAKATFQDDVLTVEAPKVDRAESFKVEIK; this comes from the coding sequence ATGTCAATTTCAAAAGATATGGCCGAATTTTCAGAACATATGGCTAAAAAATCACATAAAGGTATGAAAAAAACAGCTTCAGAATTCTTTAATGTTGTTAATTCAATTTCAGCAGATAAAAGGCACAGACACAGCGAAAATACCATTCTAACTAAAAGAAGTTTAGTTAAACAAATATTGAAAACCACAACAAGAACAGCAGATAATATTAAATACAATTTCGGAAAATCAGTTACAGACTACAAATCTGCACCGGAAAAAGATATTATCGAAACAGATGAAAATATAATCGTGCATTTGGACATGCCTGGCGTTAAAAAAGAGGATATTAAACTTAAAATTACAGATTCAAATCTTAAAGTTGAAGCATGCTTTGATATAACGCAGGAAATCGAAAATGGAAGCATTACTATAAACGATAATACAACTGGTCTTTTCAAACGAGAAGTGCAATTCCCTCAAAAAGTGATACCTAACGAAGCTAAAGCTACCTTCCAAGACGATGTTTTAACAGTTGAAGCCCCAAAAGTAGACAGGGCAGAAAGCTTCAAAGTAGAAATCAAATGA
- a CDS encoding UbiA family prenyltransferase, with the protein MLDIVPNINLLLAMFFVILSIYNLNKLTDKYEDSINSPERKNYVLGNEKFILIITVLSYTTTLLLGFFVNILAVIILLFPLFAGILYSVNIPLNIPRLKNITYAKNVTAALSWTIEIIALPLTCLYKSTIITILLSFFIFIKLVVNAVIFDVRDIEGDRENNIKTIPVVIGRTKTKKLLLAIHSSLIPWLALSIYWGFFTRYLPVLVFCIIYGYWYIHYFCNTEKVPKYATDLLVDGEWIFVAALCFIITLI; encoded by the coding sequence TTGTTAGATATTGTACCAAACATTAACTTACTTTTAGCAATGTTTTTTGTAATTCTCAGCATATACAACTTAAATAAATTAACAGATAAATATGAAGATTCAATCAATTCACCCGAAAGAAAGAATTACGTTTTAGGTAATGAAAAATTTATTCTGATTATAACAGTATTATCTTATACTACTACTCTTTTATTGGGGTTTTTTGTTAATATTTTAGCTGTAATTATTCTGCTCTTCCCATTATTTGCTGGAATTTTATATAGTGTAAATATACCCCTCAATATTCCACGTTTAAAAAATATAACCTATGCAAAAAATGTTACCGCAGCCCTAAGTTGGACAATTGAAATAATTGCACTTCCATTAACATGTTTATACAAATCTACCATAATCACAATCTTATTATCATTTTTCATTTTCATTAAACTAGTTGTAAATGCAGTTATTTTTGATGTAAGAGACATAGAAGGGGACCGAGAGAACAATATAAAAACCATCCCTGTTGTTATCGGACGGACAAAAACCAAAAAATTGTTATTAGCAATTCATTCTTCACTTATTCCATGGCTTGCATTATCCATTTACTGGGGTTTTTTTACACGTTATCTTCCAGTGTTGGTTTTCTGTATCATTTACGGATACTGGTATATCCACTATTTCTGTAATACTGAAAAAGTTCCCAAATATGCTACAGATCTGCTGGTTGATGGAGAATGGATATTTGTAGCAGCATTATGCTTTATTATAACCTTAATATAA
- a CDS encoding helix-turn-helix transcriptional regulator, whose protein sequence is MNSKGIYEQYDEAADLLKFLTSSNVRTGILLSLNESSKNLTGLKQDLNLESSTIIHGTSKLEKRDLIFKNGEKYSLSQIGKIFALKLINLIKTIDTIKSHEKLWLNHEIDRIPEELLLKIGDLNDSILIKSDFTNINKPHTNFIQLLKQTKKMKGVSPVYHPDFPEIIATLISKGVDIQLIVTISILKILNRGILNELLSKKNFKLYVIDEEVREAFTVTDNFISFGLFIVDGIYDYSMDLISDDKNAIVWGQKLFEYYLKKSKKVN, encoded by the coding sequence ATGAATTCAAAAGGTATTTATGAACAGTATGACGAGGCAGCAGACCTTTTGAAGTTTTTAACCAGCTCCAATGTTCGTACCGGCATATTGTTGAGTTTAAATGAAAGTTCCAAAAACTTAACTGGCTTAAAACAGGACCTTAACCTAGAATCATCTACCATTATCCATGGTACAAGCAAGCTTGAAAAACGCGACTTAATCTTTAAAAACGGGGAAAAATATAGTTTATCACAAATAGGGAAAATATTTGCCCTTAAATTAATAAATCTAATTAAAACAATAGATACTATAAAAAGTCATGAGAAATTATGGCTTAATCATGAAATAGACAGAATCCCTGAAGAATTGTTGTTAAAAATCGGAGATTTGAATGATTCAATTCTTATAAAATCGGACTTTACAAACATCAATAAGCCACATACAAATTTTATACAATTACTTAAGCAAACAAAAAAAATGAAAGGAGTTTCTCCCGTTTATCATCCTGACTTTCCAGAGATTATAGCAACTTTGATTTCAAAGGGTGTAGATATCCAACTTATAGTGACTATCTCTATTTTAAAAATACTAAATCGAGGGATTTTAAATGAATTACTATCAAAAAAGAACTTCAAGTTATATGTAATAGATGAAGAAGTGAGAGAAGCATTTACTGTCACTGATAACTTTATTTCCTTTGGATTGTTTATAGTTGACGGAATATATGATTATAGTATGGATCTCATAAGTGATGATAAAAATGCCATTGTATGGGGACAAAAATTATTTGAATACTATCTCAAAAAATCAAAAAAAGTTAATTAA
- a CDS encoding MBL fold metallo-hydrolase: MIEGSGSDCNIYVFDDVIVDTGTGENIEYLRESLKKADLNISDISLIVNTHCHYDHVGGNRYFNSKLAIHEKDALALENGDPIAVASQMFGRSIEPQKVDFKLTEGDKIHDFEVIHTPGHTIGGICLYNGKTLISGDTVFANGGFGRYDLGGDINMLRESLEKLSKLDVEYLLPGHGPAVDNSSEHINLSNRMIKGIY; this comes from the coding sequence ATGATTGAAGGGTCTGGTTCTGATTGTAATATTTACGTCTTTGATGATGTTATAGTTGATACTGGAACCGGTGAAAATATTGAATATTTGCGTGAATCACTAAAAAAAGCAGATTTAAATATTTCAGACATATCACTGATTGTAAACACCCACTGCCACTACGATCACGTAGGTGGAAACAGATATTTTAATTCTAAACTTGCAATACATGAAAAAGATGCCCTCGCGCTTGAAAATGGAGATCCTATTGCAGTTGCTTCCCAGATGTTTGGAAGAAGTATAGAACCTCAAAAAGTTGATTTTAAACTAACAGAAGGAGATAAAATCCATGATTTCGAGGTAATTCATACACCCGGACATACAATAGGTGGTATCTGCCTTTATAACGGCAAAACACTGATATCTGGAGATACTGTTTTTGCAAATGGAGGATTTGGGAGATATGACCTTGGTGGAGATATAAATATGTTGAGGGAATCTTTAGAGAAGCTTTCCAAACTTGATGTGGAATATCTACTTCCAGGACACGGCCCTGCAGTTGATAACAGTTCAGAGCATATAAATTTATCTAATAGAATGATTAAAGGAATTTATTGA
- a CDS encoding Hsp20/alpha crystallin family protein: MNKRYRNKQKTILDRKGLVERMLEDTARTIDSIKYDIEKSVVDYTFVPGKDIIETDEDVIVHVDLPGIKKEDIELKLTETNLKIVANFDITQEVEQGSYITFHDRKSGVMRRSVRFPKKVVPEEAEATFENGILTVEVPKLEKTESFTLEIK; encoded by the coding sequence ATGAACAAAAGATATAGAAATAAACAAAAAACTATTTTAGATAGGAAAGGTTTAGTTGAAAGGATGCTGGAAGATACCGCACGAACAATCGACAGTATTAAGTACGATATCGAAAAATCAGTGGTTGACTACACATTTGTACCTGGAAAGGATATTATTGAAACAGATGAAGACGTAATAGTACATGTGGACTTACCAGGCATCAAAAAAGAAGATATTGAACTAAAACTTACCGAAACCAACCTTAAAATTGTAGCTAATTTTGATATAACACAGGAAGTCGAACAAGGAAGTTACATAACATTTCATGATAGGAAATCAGGTGTTATGAGGCGATCTGTTAGATTCCCTAAGAAAGTAGTTCCAGAAGAAGCTGAAGCTACCTTTGAAAATGGCATTTTAACAGTTGAAGTTCCAAAATTGGAGAAAACAGAAAGTTTTACCTTGGAAATCAAATGA